A single window of Sphaerodactylus townsendi isolate TG3544 linkage group LG05, MPM_Stown_v2.3, whole genome shotgun sequence DNA harbors:
- the LOC125432354 gene encoding dimethylaniline monooxygenase [N-oxide-forming] 3-like, translating into MVQRVAIIGAGVSGLASIKACLEEGLEPICFERSNDIGGLWQYSDSVVDGRASIYRSVFTNSCKEMSCFPDFPIPEDFPNYLHNSKLQEYIQMFAKHFNLVKYIKFKTLVIHVKKRPDFPVTGQWDIETETEGKVESGVFDAVMVCSGHHVYPNIPTDDFAGIEKFKGRYFHNREYKGPEKFRGKKVLVIGLGNSGCDIAVELSNVASQVYLSTRNGSWVMGRVWENGYPWDMLVLTRFDTFLQNLLPTAITDWLYVKRMNKWFDHETYSLAPLNRTLRKEPVFNDELPSRIACGTVVIKPGVKEFTETSAVFRDGTVQEGLDYVIFATGYSFAYPFMDDELILKCRDNTVTLYKSILPPRLEKPTMGVIGLVQSLGATIPTADLQSRWFIRVFKGLLKLPSESSMMDDIDEKMGTKLKWYGQSDTLQTDYITYMDELASPIGIKPNVPLLFLTDPKLAVQVYFGPCTPYQFRLTGPGKWDGARNAILTQWDRTLRATKTRVVPSSQNCFPFFALLKILALPLLLAAIFVVFN; encoded by the exons GACTCCGTCGTGGATGGCAGAGCCAGCATTTACCGCTCCGTGTTCACCAACTCGTGCAAAGAAATGAGTTGCTTCCCAGATTTCCCTATCCCAGAGGATTTCCCAAACTACCTGCATAACAGCAAGCTTCAAGAGTATATCCAAATGTTTGCCAAACACTTCAATCTTGTGAAATACATCAAGTTTAAG ACTCTTGTGATCCATGTGAAAAAGCGGCCGGATTTTCCAGTCACTGGCCAATGGGACATTGAAACGGAAACGGAAGGCAAGGTGGAATCGGGTGTGTTTGATGCTGTCATGGTTTGCTCCGGTCATCATGTGTATCCAAATATTCCAACTGATGACTTTGCTG GGATAGAGAAGTTTAAGGGCAGATACTTCCACAACCGAGAATACAAAGGACCTGAAAAGTTCAGAGGGAAGAAGGTGCTGGTGATTGGCCTTGGGAATTCTGGCTGTGACATTGCCGTGGAACTCAGTAATGTGGCCTCTCAG GTTTATCTCAGCACTCGGAATGGATCCTGGGTGATGGGTCGTGTGTGGGAGAATGGCTACCCTTGGGACATGTTGGTCCTCACTCGCTTTGACACGTTCCTCCAGAACCTTCTCCCGACAGCCATCACCGACTGGTTGTATGTGAAGCGAATGAACAAATGGTTTGATCATGAGACCTACAGCCTTGCGCCGCTAAACAG AACTCTGCGCAAGGAACCCGTGTTCAACGATGAGCTGCCGAGCCGCATCGCATGTGGAACCGTCGTGATCAAGCCTGGGGTGAAAGAGTTTACGGAAACCTCTGCTGTCTTCCGGGACGGGACTGTGCAAGAAGGCCTTGATTATGTCATCTTTGCGACGGGCTACAGTTTTGCCTACCCGTTCATGGACGACGAGTTGATCCTCAAGTGCAGGGACAACACGGTCACCTTGTACAAAAGCATCCTCCCCCCTCGGCTGGAGAAACCAACCATGGGAGTGATAGGCTTAGTTCAGTCTCTTGGAGCAACTATCCCAACGGCGGACCTCCAGAGTCGCTGGTTCATACGAGTCTTCAAGG GGTTATTAAAGTTGCCTTCTGAAAGTAGCATGATGGATGACATCGATGAGAAGATGGGGACGAAGCTCAAATG GTACGGCCAGAGTGACACCCTGCAAACAGACTACATCACATACATGGACGAACTCGCCTCTCCAATCGGCATAAAGCCCAACGTTCCGCTCCTCTTCCTGACGGACCCCAAATTGGCCGTGCAAGTTTATTTTGGCCCCTGCACCCCATACCAGTTTCGCCTGACGGGGCCCGGGAAGTGGGACGGAGCCAGAAACGCCATCCTGACACAATGGGACCGAACACTGAGGGCAACAAAGACCAGAGTTGTACCCAGTTCTCAGAACTGTTTCCCATTCTTTGCTTTGCTGAAAATATTGGCCCTCCCGCTTCTCCTTGCTGCTATCTTTGTAGTGTTTAACTGA